A DNA window from Pogona vitticeps strain Pit_001003342236 chromosome 2, PviZW2.1, whole genome shotgun sequence contains the following coding sequences:
- the C2H5orf15 gene encoding keratinocyte-associated transmembrane protein 2, whose amino-acid sequence MAAAGRKTRRAGVGETPSLPSLGRTSLFLLFVALPVRGQGENDTRDASLNMNSIKLMPTETHSIAPVIAAASQNIVKSTTKETMSPPSVKTGTPVAPGPTIAKEKPSTSPVPLSVTPSPNTEMIVDISEDTNINRDDITDKYEFASSLPTPDEPIDTSFPEDDDQFDSQGDDQDDQSIPEFAEDLTSMHSYENRKSFADEMKDSQVSELEEDSHFFFHLVIVAFLVAVVYITYHNKRKIILLVQSRRWRDGLCSRTVGYHRLDQNVNEAMPSLKITNDYIF is encoded by the exons ATGGCTGCTGCCGGGAGAAAGACGAGGCGAGCTGGGGTAGGAGAGACGCCGTCGTTACCGTCTTTGGGCCGGACGTCTCTCTTCCTTTTGTTCGTGGCCCTGCCGGTCCGGGGCCAAGGTGAGAACG ATACACGTGATGCAAGCTTGAATATGAATTCTATCAAATTAATGCCGACTGAAACTCACAGTATAGCACCTGTTATTGCAGCAGCCAGTCAAAACATTGTGAAGAGTACAACAAAAGAAACCATGTCTCCACCATCTGTGAAAACTGGCACCCCTGTAGCACCTGGGCCAACTATAGCAAAAGAGAAGCCATCCACATCACCTGTGCCACTTTCTGTGACTCCCAGTCCTAATACAGAAATGATTGTTGATATTTCAGAAGACACAAATATTAATAGAGATGACATTACAGACAAATATGAATTTGCTAGTTCGCTACCAACACCAGATGAACCTATAGATACTAGTTTTCCAGAGGATGATGACCAGTTTGATTCTCAAGGGGATGATCAAGATGACCAAAGCATTCCTGAATTTGCAGAAGATTTGACAAGTATGCACAGCTATGAAAACAGGAAATCATTTGCTGATGAGATGAAGGACTCTCAAGTCTCAGAACTGGAAGAAGATAgccatttcttttttcatctggTTATTGTTGCCTTTTTGGTAGCTGTTGTTTACATCACATATCACAATAAAAGAAAG aTCATTTTGCTAGTTCAGAGCAGAAGATGGCGAGATGGGCTTTGTTCCAGAACAGTTGGATATCATCGTTTAGATCAAAATGTTAATGAAGCTATGCCTTCATTAAAAATTACCAatgattacattttttaa